The Leucobacter rhizosphaerae genome includes a region encoding these proteins:
- a CDS encoding SRPBCC family protein — translation MSKFADAANTSHTLSLAAMEEASRLGQRTADIDHLLLALVLSEQTAGQVLRSFGIDLAGARDAVAAQHAEHLAAVGVHAPAPEPGGIVFHETDGYTWSDRALALIGRASGGDRRGDATAVLRELVAEPSGMIEATLVRLGTSPAAVTARLDEVERTSPHRPQRPIRPGELSGSSEAFIPAAPDAVWAVLADPARMPGWEPSIGSVSNAPAAIRVGDTWAAHARTERPDGKPIRVKPAFIDQVVELAVASDPHLIEWRFSYPDAPRANARRLRIQLEPAAGGTQLRIALAWERHPDRARRPLLGLLMRPVVRVVLWLQLSQLGSGISRVFR, via the coding sequence GTGAGCAAGTTCGCCGATGCCGCCAACACCTCGCACACCCTGTCGCTCGCGGCCATGGAGGAGGCCTCCCGCCTCGGTCAGCGCACCGCCGACATCGACCACCTGCTGCTCGCCCTCGTGCTGAGCGAGCAGACCGCGGGGCAGGTGCTCCGAAGCTTCGGCATCGACCTCGCGGGTGCGCGCGACGCGGTGGCGGCGCAGCACGCCGAGCACCTCGCCGCAGTGGGCGTCCACGCACCCGCTCCCGAGCCGGGCGGCATCGTGTTCCACGAGACCGACGGTTACACGTGGAGCGACCGCGCCCTCGCGCTCATCGGCCGCGCGAGCGGTGGCGACCGACGGGGGGATGCGACAGCCGTGCTCCGCGAGCTCGTCGCGGAGCCCAGCGGCATGATCGAGGCGACACTGGTGCGCCTGGGCACCTCACCCGCGGCCGTGACGGCCCGGCTGGACGAGGTGGAACGCACGTCGCCGCACCGACCGCAGCGCCCGATTCGACCGGGTGAACTCTCCGGGTCCTCGGAGGCCTTCATCCCGGCTGCACCCGACGCGGTGTGGGCCGTCCTCGCCGATCCGGCCCGCATGCCGGGGTGGGAGCCGAGCATCGGGAGCGTCTCGAACGCACCGGCAGCGATCCGCGTCGGCGACACCTGGGCGGCGCACGCGCGCACCGAGCGACCCGACGGCAAGCCGATCCGGGTCAAGCCCGCCTTCATCGACCAGGTCGTCGAACTGGCCGTCGCCTCGGACCCGCACCTCATCGAGTGGCGCTTCTCCTATCCCGATGCCCCACGGGCGAACGCGCGCCGGCTCCGGATCCAGCTCGAACCCGCAGCGGGCGGCACACAGCTCCGGATCGCCCTCGCGTGGGAGCGCCACCCGGATCGGGCGCGGAGACCGCTCCTCGGACTGCTGATGCGCCCGGTCGTCCGGGTGGTGCTGTGGCTCCAGCTCTCCCAGCTGGGGAGCGGCATCAGCCGCGTGTTCCGCTAG
- a CDS encoding TetR/AcrR family transcriptional regulator — translation MPKIVDHDLRREEVSDAVLQLIAREGIGAVTLRAVARESGWSTGVIGHYFANRHAMLIAALRRAAYLQATQFKMTRQEGGTALEQLRRALISVLPLDERRVALTRIFLFFYAEGAQDEASRDEIAEYLENWRRIVERILSRAVEQGELSEDIDTVAKAAQLVACADAISSHAILDPQILKLVQDRPDIAFDGLLNTAIIPQL, via the coding sequence ATGCCCAAGATCGTGGACCACGACCTCCGCCGCGAGGAGGTATCGGATGCCGTCCTGCAATTGATTGCGCGCGAAGGCATCGGGGCTGTGACCCTTCGCGCTGTCGCGCGCGAGTCCGGGTGGTCGACGGGCGTCATCGGGCACTACTTCGCCAACCGACACGCGATGCTCATCGCAGCGCTCCGTCGTGCCGCTTACCTGCAGGCGACACAGTTCAAAATGACCCGCCAGGAGGGCGGCACAGCGCTCGAGCAACTGCGCCGCGCACTGATCAGCGTCCTCCCCCTGGACGAGCGCAGAGTCGCACTCACCCGAATCTTCCTCTTCTTCTACGCCGAGGGCGCACAGGACGAAGCCTCTCGTGATGAGATCGCCGAGTATCTCGAGAACTGGCGACGAATTGTCGAACGGATTCTGAGCCGAGCCGTCGAGCAGGGAGAGCTGTCGGAAGACATTGACACCGTGGCGAAGGCCGCGCAGCTGGTTGCCTGCGCCGACGCTATCTCGAGCCACGCCATTCTGGATCCACAGATCCTCAAGCTCGTGCAGGACCGGCCGGATATCGCGTTCGACGGTCTCCTGAACACTGCGATCATCCCCCAGCTCTAA
- a CDS encoding acyl-CoA thioesterase, whose translation MSNGAEVKEYAVGLRWRDLDNQGHVYHGTFLTLLDEARTAFLADLGFENPSAYVLARLEIDYLRELTIDPPAIAARFIVCAVGNSSIELVEEIASRNEICAKSRSVVVLWDATGRKSRALTEQERARVESLRIENEGRS comes from the coding sequence GTGAGCAACGGGGCTGAGGTCAAGGAATATGCCGTCGGGCTGCGGTGGCGCGATCTCGACAATCAAGGGCACGTCTATCACGGCACTTTCCTGACGCTCCTGGACGAGGCCCGTACGGCATTTCTTGCGGACCTCGGATTTGAGAACCCGAGTGCGTACGTCCTTGCTCGTCTCGAAATCGACTATCTGAGAGAGCTGACGATTGACCCCCCAGCAATCGCCGCGCGTTTCATCGTGTGCGCGGTGGGGAACTCGAGTATTGAACTGGTTGAAGAGATCGCGTCAAGGAATGAGATCTGCGCGAAGAGCCGATCAGTTGTGGTGCTCTGGGATGCCACCGGCCGCAAGTCTCGTGCGCTCACGGAGCAGGAGCGAGCCCGAGTTGAATCACTTCGAATCGAGAATGAGGGCCGGTCATGA
- a CDS encoding acetyl-CoA C-acetyltransferase: protein MIRDAVIVATSRSPIGRAVKGSLRDVRPDDLLAHTVGSVLERIPGLEAREIEDIIIGCGSPAAQQGFNIARVVAVLRGLDSVPGTTVNRYCASSVQSIRMAAHAVVAGEGDVFVAGGVESISAYRFGDADVFPDAENPEFLSGAGGDEGVGNQNSRWTDPRSRGALPDVYLSMGQTAENVASLAGISRREMDEYALESQRRTAAADHRGFWSAEIDPFTLPDGTEIAADDSPRPSTTLDALESLQPVFREGGTVTAGNACPLNDGASAVVVMSAEKARRLGVRPLARIVSTAVSALSPEIMGLGPVEATARALSRAGMSIGDIDQVELNEAFAAQVIASARAIGVDDDRLNVNGGAIALGHPFGSTGARITTTLLHSLEERDEELGLVTMCVAGGQGAAMILQRLN from the coding sequence ATGATCCGAGACGCTGTCATCGTCGCAACCTCGCGGTCGCCGATCGGACGAGCCGTGAAAGGGTCACTCCGTGACGTTCGTCCAGATGACCTTCTGGCACACACGGTTGGGAGCGTACTCGAACGAATCCCCGGTCTCGAGGCTCGCGAGATCGAGGACATCATTATTGGGTGCGGCTCACCAGCGGCCCAACAGGGTTTCAACATCGCGCGGGTCGTTGCGGTGCTCCGTGGGCTCGACAGCGTGCCCGGGACAACCGTGAACCGCTACTGCGCCTCCAGCGTCCAGAGCATCCGCATGGCGGCCCACGCCGTGGTAGCAGGCGAGGGCGACGTCTTTGTTGCCGGCGGAGTGGAGAGCATCTCCGCCTATCGTTTCGGAGACGCTGATGTCTTTCCGGACGCAGAGAATCCGGAGTTCTTGAGTGGAGCCGGCGGAGACGAGGGTGTCGGGAACCAGAACTCGAGATGGACCGATCCTCGATCACGTGGGGCGCTCCCCGATGTGTACCTGTCGATGGGTCAGACGGCTGAGAATGTGGCAAGCCTCGCAGGTATCTCTCGTCGTGAAATGGACGAGTACGCACTCGAGTCGCAGCGACGAACGGCTGCGGCGGACCATCGAGGGTTCTGGTCCGCTGAGATAGATCCATTCACGCTTCCCGATGGCACAGAGATTGCCGCCGACGACAGCCCTAGGCCCAGTACGACCCTCGACGCACTGGAATCGCTGCAGCCTGTGTTCCGAGAGGGCGGCACCGTCACTGCAGGGAATGCATGCCCGCTGAACGATGGGGCTTCCGCCGTTGTCGTCATGAGCGCTGAAAAGGCTCGTCGGTTGGGAGTGCGGCCCCTTGCGAGGATTGTCTCCACTGCAGTTTCCGCGCTGTCACCCGAGATCATGGGATTGGGGCCCGTCGAGGCGACAGCTCGAGCTCTCTCACGTGCGGGAATGTCGATCGGGGACATTGACCAGGTGGAGTTGAATGAGGCCTTCGCGGCGCAGGTCATTGCCTCGGCCCGTGCTATCGGTGTCGATGACGACAGGCTCAATGTCAACGGTGGTGCCATCGCGTTAGGCCATCCCTTCGGATCAACCGGAGCCCGGATCACGACGACTCTGCTGCACTCGCTCGAAGAGCGCGATGAGGAGCTCGGGCTCGTGACGATGTGCGTCGCCGGGGGGCAGGGGGCCGCCATGATTCTGCAGAGACTCAACTGA
- a CDS encoding ABC transporter substrate-binding protein encodes MRHGKRLFGVFALASSAALLLSSCSGGATESGSDGRETIKILVAAPLTGGSAESGQDMLHGAELAAAYLNEQGGVQTGDLAGATFEIEGVDDQESTEAATTIAARVIDDPSIFALTGFITSAQAQAAGTVLDSAGMGMVVSFAAADFLTDQADNLALVLTAVSNTGLVGGAFVTEELGATSVGSIAGDYSFLDSYYAGLDEGLEAGGASNVSKQTYTEGTTDFSTLLTSIESSSPDVVMSGAFQSDAGKIASQMRGMGMDQPFVDFLGEGWGESFGAAAGSALNTGDFYQLDPMDAFPADGSLAAEISEQFRTEYGKTMPAAAAHTFDSVLTIAAAIEAGATEREQLIEYIPQVEGEGLLGPIAFNSDLRPEERIVTISRVTGPEPSDRELVKYYSAFGDGTVAGK; translated from the coding sequence ATGAGACACGGAAAACGACTCTTCGGAGTTTTTGCGTTGGCGAGCAGTGCGGCTTTGCTCCTGTCCAGCTGTTCCGGAGGAGCTACGGAATCGGGGAGTGATGGGCGAGAGACCATCAAGATCCTCGTCGCGGCACCCTTGACCGGCGGATCTGCGGAGTCAGGTCAAGACATGTTGCATGGTGCGGAGCTTGCCGCTGCCTACCTGAATGAACAGGGCGGAGTGCAGACGGGGGATCTCGCGGGGGCGACCTTCGAGATCGAGGGCGTGGACGACCAAGAAAGTACGGAAGCCGCGACCACTATTGCTGCGCGGGTCATCGACGATCCGAGCATCTTCGCGCTCACTGGCTTCATCACCAGCGCGCAGGCGCAGGCCGCCGGCACCGTGCTGGACAGTGCTGGGATGGGCATGGTGGTCTCCTTCGCAGCCGCGGACTTCCTCACTGATCAGGCTGACAACCTCGCGCTCGTGCTCACTGCGGTCTCGAACACCGGTCTCGTTGGCGGCGCGTTTGTGACGGAAGAGCTGGGAGCCACCTCGGTGGGGTCCATTGCTGGCGACTACTCCTTCCTCGACTCGTATTACGCGGGGCTAGATGAGGGCCTCGAAGCCGGGGGTGCATCCAACGTCTCAAAGCAGACCTACACGGAGGGCACGACAGACTTCTCCACGCTCTTGACCAGTATTGAGAGCAGCAGTCCGGACGTAGTGATGTCTGGCGCCTTCCAGTCCGACGCCGGAAAGATCGCCAGCCAAATGCGGGGCATGGGGATGGATCAGCCCTTCGTCGACTTCCTCGGTGAGGGTTGGGGCGAGAGCTTCGGCGCGGCCGCCGGATCGGCGCTGAATACTGGAGACTTCTACCAGCTCGACCCCATGGATGCGTTCCCCGCTGATGGTTCGCTCGCCGCAGAGATCTCGGAGCAGTTCCGCACCGAGTACGGCAAGACCATGCCCGCCGCGGCCGCTCACACGTTCGATAGCGTGCTGACGATCGCCGCAGCTATCGAGGCAGGCGCCACGGAGCGTGAACAACTCATCGAGTACATTCCGCAGGTTGAGGGTGAAGGGCTTCTGGGGCCGATTGCTTTCAACTCGGACCTGCGTCCGGAAGAGCGCATCGTGACCATTTCGCGCGTCACTGGCCCCGAGCCGAGCGACCGCGAACTCGTCAAGTACTACTCCGCCTTCGGTGACGGAACAGTAGCAGGGAAGTAA
- a CDS encoding branched-chain amino acid ABC transporter permease codes for MAARKLSETQQIRQIRATDLSVRRVVSRVLRLGVPIAIAAAFVVPLITSSALQLQVFSIGFLNAAVVAPLVLSLGYLGLLNLSQATFYGLGAYTVAILVTDHGWGFGAALLAGVVVAGIAGAILATASARVEGDYFVLVSLGVTIAVAQALANLPDLTRGREGFFGLPEMSLLGLDFSNKVHVYYLCLALLAFVYFIVHRMSRSFTGRSMLVLRYDELAARSLGISPLRTRVFGMVISSAFAGLAGGFLVGSIKFITPADFAFDPSFMMSLYVIIGGMASLPGAVLVAFGFTWLNEQARGLSDYSVGIVGIAVLIAVFIRGGVVRDAYQRLVLKRRRRNEDA; via the coding sequence ATGGCCGCCCGAAAGCTCTCGGAAACACAGCAGATTCGTCAGATTCGCGCCACGGATCTGAGTGTTCGTCGAGTCGTCTCACGCGTATTGCGATTGGGCGTGCCGATCGCCATCGCCGCGGCGTTCGTGGTCCCCCTGATCACCTCCTCTGCGTTGCAGTTGCAGGTGTTCTCCATCGGGTTCCTGAACGCCGCGGTCGTTGCGCCCCTGGTCCTCTCTCTGGGTTACCTTGGACTCCTGAACCTGTCGCAAGCGACGTTCTACGGACTTGGTGCATACACCGTTGCAATACTTGTCACAGATCATGGATGGGGTTTCGGAGCGGCACTGCTCGCAGGCGTCGTCGTCGCGGGTATTGCGGGGGCCATTCTCGCCACAGCGAGTGCGCGTGTCGAAGGAGACTACTTTGTTCTCGTCTCCCTCGGCGTGACGATCGCAGTCGCGCAAGCGCTCGCCAACCTTCCGGACCTCACTCGCGGACGCGAGGGGTTCTTCGGGCTGCCAGAAATGTCGCTGCTCGGACTCGACTTCTCAAACAAGGTCCATGTCTATTACCTCTGTCTGGCGCTCTTGGCATTCGTCTACTTCATCGTTCATCGGATGAGCCGGAGCTTCACCGGAAGATCCATGCTCGTGCTGCGATACGACGAACTCGCGGCACGGAGTCTCGGAATATCGCCGCTCCGAACTCGGGTATTTGGCATGGTGATCAGTTCGGCGTTCGCGGGCCTTGCGGGAGGTTTTCTCGTTGGAAGCATCAAGTTCATCACCCCGGCCGACTTCGCTTTCGATCCATCGTTCATGATGAGTCTCTACGTGATCATCGGCGGCATGGCGAGCCTCCCTGGAGCCGTCCTCGTCGCCTTCGGATTCACCTGGCTGAACGAGCAAGCTCGAGGACTGAGCGACTACAGCGTCGGCATCGTGGGGATCGCAGTGCTCATCGCGGTCTTCATCCGTGGCGGCGTCGTGCGCGACGCCTACCAGCGGCTGGTGCTGAAGCGACGACGGAGGAACGAAGATGCTTGA
- a CDS encoding ABC transporter ATP-binding protein → MLEVSAITMKFGGVTALDDVNFRVEDGEVLGVIGPNGSGKSTLINVISGFYRPTSGAVTLDGASLSHLPPERVRREGLVRTFQNLRLVDEMTVLENCLAGVYPMLTTGYGFVGASLASLLGLPVARRRAWEADLLAREALHRVDLEHRLNDRVSELSYAEQKRLEIARSIALKPRYLILDEPTAGMGVDEADHLVRMIVQLARDPQQPMALFLVEHRLELVLDVSDRAIVMDGGRVLADGPAEEIAVSQVVRDIYVGGE, encoded by the coding sequence ATGCTTGAAGTATCAGCGATTACGATGAAGTTCGGGGGTGTCACTGCTCTCGACGACGTGAACTTCAGAGTCGAAGACGGCGAAGTTCTGGGCGTCATTGGTCCGAATGGATCTGGAAAGTCGACCCTGATCAACGTGATCAGCGGGTTCTATCGCCCCACTTCAGGAGCTGTGACACTCGACGGCGCTTCGCTGTCGCATCTTCCACCAGAACGAGTGCGTCGTGAAGGCCTCGTGCGGACCTTCCAGAACCTCCGCCTGGTTGACGAGATGACCGTCTTGGAAAACTGTCTCGCCGGGGTCTACCCGATGCTGACGACCGGGTACGGCTTTGTGGGTGCATCACTTGCGTCGCTCTTGGGCCTCCCCGTTGCACGGAGGAGAGCTTGGGAGGCCGATCTCCTCGCCCGAGAAGCCTTGCACCGAGTCGACCTTGAGCATCGGCTCAACGACCGGGTGAGCGAATTATCGTATGCCGAACAGAAACGACTGGAGATCGCGCGGTCCATCGCGCTCAAACCGCGTTATCTCATCTTGGACGAGCCAACGGCCGGCATGGGAGTTGATGAGGCGGATCACCTGGTCAGAATGATCGTGCAGCTGGCACGTGATCCGCAACAACCGATGGCTCTCTTCCTTGTCGAACACCGGCTGGAGCTCGTGCTCGACGTCTCAGATCGGGCAATCGTCATGGATGGCGGTCGTGTTCTCGCAGATGGTCCAGCGGAAGAGATTGCCGTGAGCCAGGTCGTTCGCGACATTTACGTGGGAGGTGAATAG
- a CDS encoding ABC transporter ATP-binding protein, with the protein MLVMDNVHAGYGMTKVLHGLSLEVRDSEVLSVCGPNGAGKSTLLRVISRQLALRRGDVMWEHASLKQVSPSQVVRRGIALCPEGRRVFPRMTTEENLQIGAYARSDRSAVRREIEQFLDRWPVIARRRDSAAGLLSGGEQQILAIGRALMSRPKLLLLDEPSLGLAPVLIDQVYVALKELVEERDLSVLLVEQNVVKAMSLCDRVAVLNGGEITFSSSVTDTTPEAVGSHYFEKVAE; encoded by the coding sequence ATGCTCGTGATGGACAATGTGCATGCGGGGTACGGGATGACAAAGGTGCTTCACGGCCTGTCACTCGAGGTTCGCGACAGTGAAGTCCTTTCCGTATGCGGCCCCAACGGCGCGGGGAAGTCGACGCTGCTCCGAGTCATCTCCCGACAGCTCGCCCTGCGTCGCGGTGACGTGATGTGGGAACACGCCTCGTTGAAGCAGGTGTCTCCATCACAGGTGGTGCGACGTGGAATCGCGTTGTGCCCGGAGGGCCGACGAGTCTTCCCCCGCATGACCACCGAGGAGAACCTGCAGATCGGGGCATACGCGAGGAGTGACCGGAGCGCGGTGCGTCGAGAGATCGAGCAGTTCCTCGATCGGTGGCCGGTCATCGCTCGCCGTCGCGATTCGGCTGCTGGCCTCTTGTCGGGTGGAGAGCAGCAGATTCTTGCGATTGGGCGAGCGCTGATGTCTCGGCCGAAGCTCCTCCTCCTTGACGAGCCCTCCCTCGGCTTGGCCCCCGTGCTCATCGATCAGGTGTATGTGGCCCTCAAGGAACTGGTGGAGGAGCGGGATCTCTCGGTGCTCCTGGTCGAACAGAACGTGGTCAAGGCCATGTCGCTCTGCGATCGGGTTGCAGTACTCAACGGCGGCGAGATCACATTCAGTTCATCTGTCACCGATACGACTCCCGAGGCTGTCGGATCACACTACTTCGAAAAGGTGGCCGAGTGA
- a CDS encoding branched-chain amino acid ABC transporter permease, with protein sequence MELFIQQLINGISIGSQYALWTVGYGLVYQVLGLMHFAHGDTLIFAAFVFTTLVIAGVPLWAAILVAMLIAALIAVLIERGVYRPLMSRKQIFMAFIAAMAAGFILRNIARLIWGVSPVTIGEGLFPSETFVLGGFRVTSNAIINIVVAIVVVVAFQIFLSRSRHGQAITAVSQDRETAELMGINVNRIVALVYALSAIIGILGLILYITNFRTITIDLGFTITLKAFIAAIIGGIGSIRGAFIGGMALGILESLVGAYISTTLLDAIVIGVLIVFLLFRPNGFVGVKKTVKL encoded by the coding sequence ATGGAACTCTTTATCCAACAGCTCATCAATGGCATCAGCATTGGCTCGCAGTACGCGCTCTGGACGGTCGGCTATGGCCTCGTCTACCAGGTGCTCGGACTCATGCATTTCGCCCACGGTGACACGCTCATATTCGCGGCATTCGTGTTCACCACCCTCGTCATCGCCGGAGTTCCATTGTGGGCTGCGATTCTGGTGGCCATGTTGATCGCCGCGTTGATCGCGGTGCTGATTGAGCGAGGCGTCTATCGTCCACTGATGTCGCGGAAGCAGATCTTCATGGCGTTCATCGCTGCCATGGCAGCCGGGTTCATTCTGCGGAACATCGCGCGCCTGATCTGGGGGGTGTCGCCCGTGACGATTGGGGAGGGACTCTTCCCGAGTGAGACATTCGTGCTCGGAGGGTTCCGAGTGACCTCAAATGCGATCATCAATATCGTCGTTGCGATCGTGGTTGTCGTCGCGTTCCAGATCTTCTTGAGTCGATCTCGTCATGGTCAGGCCATCACCGCGGTGTCGCAAGACCGGGAGACCGCAGAGCTCATGGGAATCAACGTCAACCGCATCGTTGCTCTGGTGTATGCGCTTAGTGCAATTATCGGCATTTTGGGTCTGATCTTGTACATCACGAACTTCAGGACCATCACGATTGACCTCGGGTTCACCATTACCTTGAAGGCCTTCATCGCGGCGATCATCGGTGGGATCGGATCCATTCGAGGAGCATTCATCGGCGGGATGGCACTCGGAATCCTCGAGTCGCTCGTCGGCGCGTACATCTCCACCACACTGCTCGATGCCATCGTGATCGGAGTCCTCATCGTGTTCCTCCTCTTCCGCCCCAACGGCTTCGTCGGCGTGAAGAAAACGGTAAAGCTGTAG
- a CDS encoding MaoC family dehydratase: protein MIYFAQLKIGQTYQSAGRTVTESDIQAFAGVSGDFNPLHTDVEWVRAHTDFPGRIAHGLLVLAIGSGIRTPGIDELHILGYLEVQRKMIAPVYPGDTVRVMQTIEGLAPSRSRAGAGVVHVRVETRNQNDEIVQDGIDTLFVGGEE from the coding sequence ATGATCTATTTTGCGCAACTGAAGATTGGGCAGACATATCAGAGCGCCGGTCGGACAGTGACCGAATCAGACATCCAAGCCTTTGCCGGTGTGAGCGGGGATTTCAATCCGTTACATACCGACGTGGAGTGGGTGCGGGCACATACCGACTTCCCGGGGCGCATCGCTCACGGCCTGCTCGTCCTCGCCATCGGGAGCGGAATCAGGACACCGGGAATCGATGAGCTCCATATTCTCGGTTACCTGGAGGTGCAACGGAAAATGATCGCCCCGGTGTATCCGGGAGATACGGTGCGGGTCATGCAGACGATCGAAGGACTCGCGCCCAGCCGGTCGCGGGCAGGCGCCGGCGTGGTCCACGTCAGGGTAGAGACCCGCAATCAGAACGATGAGATCGTGCAGGACGGCATCGATACGTTGTTCGTCGGCGGGGAGGAGTGA
- a CDS encoding SDR family oxidoreductase: MNAEAPVIVTGAGSGIGRAIARRLLADARPVIITDINEHALGEFRGSLASEVLDRAEFCRLDVTNAADWEGVVERGRARFGEITGLVNNAGITRDASMLRMDAEAFDVVIATHVRASWLGCKAVIPSMRAGGRGSIVNISSSGRHGVFGQTNYSAAKAAIVGLTKSVALEQARYGIRSNAVAPGAIETPMTNQVPERVKATWKETILLGRLGQPEEIAAAAAFLLSEESSYINAHVLDVNGGELHL, translated from the coding sequence ATGAACGCAGAAGCACCAGTGATCGTGACCGGCGCAGGGTCTGGAATCGGACGGGCGATTGCGCGGCGTTTGCTCGCCGATGCTCGCCCGGTGATCATCACAGATATCAACGAACACGCTCTCGGAGAGTTCCGCGGATCTCTCGCATCGGAAGTCTTGGATCGAGCAGAATTTTGCAGACTTGACGTGACGAACGCCGCGGATTGGGAGGGCGTCGTTGAGCGCGGGCGTGCACGGTTCGGTGAGATCACCGGCCTGGTGAATAACGCTGGAATCACGCGAGACGCCTCGATGCTCCGGATGGACGCGGAAGCCTTCGACGTGGTCATCGCAACGCATGTGCGTGCGAGTTGGCTCGGGTGCAAGGCGGTGATCCCATCGATGCGAGCCGGAGGTCGGGGTTCCATCGTGAACATTTCCTCCTCGGGGCGGCACGGTGTGTTCGGACAGACGAACTATTCCGCGGCCAAGGCAGCCATCGTCGGCCTGACGAAGAGCGTCGCGCTGGAGCAAGCGCGGTACGGGATCCGGAGCAACGCTGTAGCGCCCGGCGCGATCGAAACTCCGATGACCAATCAGGTCCCGGAGCGGGTAAAGGCGACCTGGAAGGAAACCATCCTGCTGGGGCGCCTCGGGCAACCTGAGGAGATCGCAGCTGCGGCGGCATTCCTCCTGTCGGAAGAATCGTCCTACATCAATGCGCACGTGCTCGATGTCAACGGAGGGGAACTGCACCTGTGA
- a CDS encoding AMP-binding protein produces MIEAERIRSDAPLLRWADTQWTVSEFADAARACAQRLAELGVQRGQRVAIVSGNSEWRLAWQYGIYWLGAVEVSINSELRGAMLQHCLEDSDPSLIVAENEFTPYLAGILDTVSRVDADATPAPATHEAARLLDEQYATIAAADLSTILYTSGTTGPSKGVMLSQGYFANLGSVFGSVLEMHTSDVGYFTLPFFHVDFHIVFAAAIQSGATIAFNRRFSVSRFWEEASRFDASWVFVIGALLSALETREVPSHGHRVTRFIGAPIPSTSRSFFGQAGIRIQAFYGQTECDGPTFETVDRHRDGSAGWACAGIEVEIHSPEGEPLSAGSVGEIVLRPTYPNMLSLGYWRRPEATLASRVSLWHHTGDLGRFDEDGFLYYEGRLTDSLRRRGENISAYELEAVLKDAPHMVECAAVSVHDALGGEDEIKIVARVAEQFDPEAFFRFCAQQLPRFAVPRFIELVPSGTFVYSVGTGVIQKHRLSKQIEGDTIYDRVLLLGESR; encoded by the coding sequence TTGATCGAAGCGGAGCGCATCCGGTCGGATGCGCCATTGCTCCGTTGGGCAGACACGCAGTGGACGGTAAGCGAATTTGCTGATGCGGCTCGCGCGTGCGCTCAGCGCCTCGCCGAATTGGGTGTGCAACGGGGCCAGCGCGTTGCCATCGTCAGCGGGAACTCCGAATGGAGGCTGGCCTGGCAGTATGGCATCTATTGGCTCGGAGCCGTTGAGGTCTCGATCAACTCGGAGTTGCGCGGAGCAATGCTGCAGCACTGCTTGGAGGATTCCGACCCGAGCCTTATCGTCGCCGAGAACGAGTTCACCCCGTATCTGGCAGGCATCCTGGACACCGTGTCGCGCGTCGATGCCGACGCCACTCCGGCTCCTGCCACCCACGAAGCGGCGCGGCTCCTCGACGAGCAGTACGCAACGATCGCCGCTGCGGATCTGTCCACGATTCTGTACACCTCCGGCACGACAGGTCCCTCGAAAGGGGTGATGCTGTCGCAGGGGTACTTCGCAAATCTCGGCTCAGTCTTCGGTTCCGTCTTGGAGATGCACACGAGCGACGTCGGTTACTTCACACTGCCGTTCTTCCACGTGGACTTCCACATCGTCTTCGCTGCGGCGATCCAGTCGGGGGCGACCATCGCGTTTAATCGCAGATTCAGCGTGAGCCGGTTCTGGGAGGAGGCGAGTCGGTTCGATGCGTCTTGGGTCTTCGTCATCGGGGCTCTCCTATCTGCACTCGAAACGCGTGAGGTGCCGTCACATGGGCATCGAGTGACTCGATTCATCGGGGCACCGATCCCCTCCACCTCCCGTTCTTTCTTCGGTCAGGCAGGGATTCGTATTCAGGCCTTTTACGGTCAGACCGAATGCGACGGGCCGACCTTTGAGACCGTGGACCGTCACCGTGATGGCAGCGCCGGGTGGGCCTGCGCTGGGATCGAGGTGGAGATCCATAGTCCAGAGGGGGAACCGCTCAGCGCCGGCAGCGTCGGTGAGATCGTGCTGCGACCGACGTACCCCAACATGCTCTCGCTCGGCTATTGGAGACGTCCCGAGGCAACGCTGGCCTCGAGGGTGAGTCTCTGGCATCACACCGGAGATCTCGGGAGGTTCGATGAGGACGGATTCCTGTACTACGAGGGGAGATTGACAGACAGCCTCCGTCGTCGGGGCGAGAACATCTCCGCATACGAACTCGAGGCGGTACTTAAGGACGCACCTCACATGGTCGAGTGCGCAGCCGTGAGTGTGCACGATGCACTGGGGGGCGAGGACGAGATCAAGATCGTCGCCCGTGTCGCAGAGCAGTTCGACCCCGAGGCATTCTTCCGTTTCTGCGCTCAACAGTTGCCTCGCTTCGCGGTACCGCGTTTCATTGAGCTCGTCCCATCGGGGACGTTCGTGTACAGCGTCGGCACCGGCGTGATTCAGAAACACAGACTCTCGAAGCAAATCGAGGGCGACACCATCTACGACCGGGTGCTCCTACTCGGTGAATCGAGGTAA